The genomic interval ACGATGGCGGCGCTGGTGACCATTTCGGTAAACAGCAAAGCTTCATGCGTGAGCAGGCGATGGAGGAAACGGCAATGCCGATCCGTCCAGTCCATCATGGGTGCAACGGAAAAACGCCGGGCGCGCTTGACCGTTTTTGCATCATTTCGAGTGCTCTGTTGCATAGCGCTTCCATAATCGGGAAATGCGCGCGGGGCAATGCTTCGGCGCGGCGTGCAGGTCACCAATGCGTTGGCGGCGAGCCTAACATGTTAGCGGTGGCGCGGCGCCGGGATTTCCAGTATTGCGGCTTGCGAGATAGGCCACAGAGTGCTGCTGCATGTCCCTGCCCCGCCAGATCGCCGTTATCGACATCGGCAAGACCAATGCCAAGGTGGTGCTGATCGACTCCAGGACGCAGCATCAACTGGCGACGCGCAGCACGCCCAACACAGTGCGGCGCGACGGGATTTATCCCCATGCAGACGTCGAGATGCTGTGGGGCTTTATAATCGATAGTCTTAAGGCGTTTCAGGCCGGGCATGGCGTCGATGGGATTTCGATCACCACGCATGGCGCAACCGGCGCGCTGATCGCGGGCGATAAGCTGGCGATGCCTGTGCTGGACTATGAGTTTGATGGGCCGGAGACGACCGCGGCCGCCTATGGCAATGTGCGGCCGGACTTTGCAGAGTCCCTGTCGCCGCGCCTGCCGAATGGGTTGAACCTTGGCGCGCAGGTTTATTGGCAGTCGCAGGCTTTTGCCGAAGACTTTTCGCGGGTTACGGCGATTTTGACCTATCCCCAATATTGGGCGCTGCGGCTGACCGGGGTGCTAGCGAGCGAGACGACATCGCTCGGCTGCCACACCGACTTTTGGGCGCCGACCCATTCGAGTTTTTCCAGCATGGTGCGGCGGCTGGGTTGGGAAAAGCTGTTTCCCGATGTGCGGCCTGCGGCGTCGGTGCTTGGGGCTGTTTTGCCAGAGGTGGCGGCAGCGACGGGGCTGGCGGCGGATACGCCGGTGACCTGCGGCATCCATGACTCCAATGCGTCACTGGTGCCGCATCTTGGGGCGCACAAGGTGCCGTTCACGATCCTCTCGACGGGAACATGGGCGATTGCGATGACGGTGGGTGGCGATACGAGCCATCTCGATCAGTCGCGCGATAGCCTCGCCAATGTGGATGCGCTTGGTTCGCCCGTGCCGACGGCGCGGTTCATGGGCGGGCGGGAGTTCGACCAACTGGTCGGCGAGATCAGCACGCCGAGCGGCGACGACATTCGCCGCGTGATTGAGCAGGACATACGCGTGCAGCCGACCTTTACGCCGGGTGTGGGCCCCTTCCCGCATGCCAGCGGTTTGTGGACCAAGGCGCGTGAGGACCTGTCGGCGGCGGAGCGGACGGCGGCGGCATCGCTTTATCTGGCCCTGATGACGCAAGCCTGCCTTGAGCTATGCGGGCTGGGTCGCGAGATCATCATCGAAGGGCCGCTGGCGCGCAATGCACTGTTTGCGCAGGCACTGGCTGCGTTGACTGGTGTTCCGGTCAGTACGTCAGGCGACGCGACGGGTACCAGCCTTGGGGCCAGCATGCTGTTTGGTGGCGGGCTGCATCACGGTTTGGCTGGTGTTGCTGTGACGCCGCTCGATGTGGCGGGTTTTGCAGACTATGCGCAGCGTTGGCGGGCTGCCATCGGCTAACTTCTGGTAGCAGCCTTGCACCTTGGGGCGTTGCAGGCCAGTCTCCCCGCGCCCAGATAGGGTGCAAAAGGAGATTGGCATGGCCGAGCACAAGCATCGCGTGGTGATCGTTGGCAGCGGCTTTGGCGGCCTGTCTGCGGCGAAAGATCTGGCGGGTGCGGGTGTCGAGGTGACGCTGATCGACCGGCGCAATCACCACCTGTTCCAGCCCCTGCTCTATCAGGTGGCAACTGCATCGCTGAGCACATCAGAGATCGCCTGGCCGATCCGCCACATCCTGCGCAACCGCGCCGATGTGAAGACGCTGCTGGCGACGGTGACGGGGATCGATACGGCCAGAAAAGCTGTGCTGCTCGAAGATGGATCGCGTGTTTCCTATGACAGCCTGGTCATCGCGACGGGCGCGCGGCATGCCTATTTTGGCAATGACGATTGGGAGCAGTTTGCGCCGGGGCTCAAGACACTGGAAGACGCGACGACCATTCGGCGCAAGCTGTTGCTGGCCTTTGAGGCGGCGGAGCGCGAGAGCGATCCCGACAAGCGGCGGGCGCTGCTGACCTTC from Devosia sp. 2618 carries:
- a CDS encoding FGGY family carbohydrate kinase, giving the protein MSLPRQIAVIDIGKTNAKVVLIDSRTQHQLATRSTPNTVRRDGIYPHADVEMLWGFIIDSLKAFQAGHGVDGISITTHGATGALIAGDKLAMPVLDYEFDGPETTAAAYGNVRPDFAESLSPRLPNGLNLGAQVYWQSQAFAEDFSRVTAILTYPQYWALRLTGVLASETTSLGCHTDFWAPTHSSFSSMVRRLGWEKLFPDVRPAASVLGAVLPEVAAATGLAADTPVTCGIHDSNASLVPHLGAHKVPFTILSTGTWAIAMTVGGDTSHLDQSRDSLANVDALGSPVPTARFMGGREFDQLVGEISTPSGDDIRRVIEQDIRVQPTFTPGVGPFPHASGLWTKAREDLSAAERTAAASLYLALMTQACLELCGLGREIIIEGPLARNALFAQALAALTGVPVSTSGDATGTSLGASMLFGGGLHHGLAGVAVTPLDVAGFADYAQRWRAAIG